From the Glycine max cultivar Williams 82 chromosome 11, Glycine_max_v4.0, whole genome shotgun sequence genome, the window TTCTCTAAAAGACATGTCATCATGGTGGGAAAAGTCTTCATCCAAAGATgtaaagaggaaagaaaaaaggaaaagtattATTGATACAATACaaaggaaattaaataaatcaagagGGTCTAGGAGAAATCATAGTCACACTAACTCAGAGAAGGGAACCACATCCCTTGTACCTACAACATCACCATCACCCTCAACACATGTTTCCCGCCTACAAAGTTTTGCGGAAAGACCTCTTGCTCAGCCACTCCCACTCCCAGGGACGCACTGCTCCTCCACCAATCGAGCAAATTCTGGAACTAGTGTAACATCAAAACCACAAAGCACCTGGGGCTTGAAATCATCTCTATATTTCCCCTTACCAAAACCTGGTTGTGTTTTTAACAGGGGAGAACCTACAGATGCCGAGGAAGATATTGCCACTGCATCAATTTCTAGTGGCAGCTCTATTGATAGTGATGACCAATGTGACTCACATTTCCTTAGTCCTCTGGCATCTGATTCTGAAAATGGAAACCAAGCTACCGTTCACAATACCGTCAGGTGGGTTTATATCCATTTAAatgcatattttcctttttagtcCTTTCCATGCatttgagggcgagccctggtgcagcggtaaagttgtgccttggtgacttgttggtcatgggtttgaatccggaaacagcctctttgcatatgcaagggtaaggctgcgtacaatatccctccctcataccttcgcatagcgaagagcctctgggcaatggggtacgctagtttttgttttaatcccTTCCATGCATTTCCCTTATTTACTGTTCCTTCTCTTATTGAATTTATTTCAATACCTAAAGTGTGGTTCACAAGGATCAACCACCCATTACTATCCAAAAAAACTCAAGAGTATCCTCAAAACCAGCTCCTCAACTGTGTAATCATCAACTTTTATATAACACACCCAAAGGGGCTTCTTTGCATCTGCCGAATCCGCAAATAGCTTCTTCAGGTGGTTTGTGGAGTGCTCCAGACAGTTCAATGTCAAGTCCTTCTAGAAGTCCACTGAGAATGTTTGGTTCCGAGCAAGTTTTGAATTCTGGATTCTGTACAGGAAAGCTATATCCAGATTTAGCTACTAGGCACTGTTCTAGTCCTGGTTCAGGCCATAATTCAGTTGGTGGGGATCTGACAGGGCATAATTCTCCGATACCCAGTCCTGGAATGAAAAGTCCTGGTTTCAGTTCCAGGATACACAGTGGTGCTGTCACCCCTCTTCATCCACGTGCTGGAAGTGCTGCATTAGAATCGCCCACAAGACGCCCTGATGACGTGAAACAGACTCACCGATTACCTCTTCCTCCAATAACAATACCTAATCATTGTCCATTTTCTCCAACATATTCTGCAACTACTACTCCTTCAG encodes:
- the LOC100787920 gene encoding mitogen-activated protein kinase kinase kinase YODA isoform X2, yielding MSSWWEKSSSKDVKRKEKRKSIIDTIQRKLNKSRGSRRNHSHTNSEKGTTSLVPTTSPSPSTHVSRLQSFAERPLAQPLPLPGTHCSSTNRANSGTSVTSKPQSTWGLKSSLYFPLPKPGCVFNRGEPTDAEEDIATASISSGSSIDSDDQCDSHFLSPLASDSENGNQATVHNTVSVVHKDQPPITIQKNSRVSSKPAPQLCNHQLLYNTPKGASLHLPNPQIASSGGLWSAPDSSMSSPSRSPLRMFGSEQVLNSGFCTGKLYPDLATRHCSSPGSGHNSVGGDLTGHNSPIPSPGMKSPGFSSRIHSGAVTPLHPRAGSAALESPTRRPDDVKQTHRLPLPPITIPNHCPFSPTYSATTTPSAPRSPSIAENLTYPGSRWKKGQLLGRGTFGHVYLGFNSESGEMCAMKEVTLFSDDAKSRESAQQLGQEIALLSHLRHPNIVQYYGSETVDDKLYIYLEYVSGGSIYKLLQQYGQLSEIVIRNYTRQILLGLAYLHAKNTVHRDIKAANILVDPNGRVKLADFGMAKHISGQSCPLSFKGSPYWMAPEVIKNSNGCNLAVDIWSLGSTVFEMATTKPPWSQYEGVAAMFKIGNSKDLPAMPDHLSEDGKDFIRQCLQRNPVHRPSAAQLLLHPFVKKATLGRPVLSADPLEAKPDFVNTMRSL